A genome region from Psychrilyobacter piezotolerans includes the following:
- a CDS encoding RnfABCDGE type electron transport complex subunit D, whose amino-acid sequence MAKLLKMGPSPHVRTSETVEKVMYDVIIALLPALLMAVYVFGIQALTTTLIAVGTCMATEGIMQKIMGKDIEVKDGSAVITGILFAFVVPVTMAYWIIIVGSAVSILLGKMLFGGLGHNIFNPALVGRAFVQASWPVAITTFVLDGQAGPTMLDAMKRGLDGTLVAAGNPYMNALLGKMGGCIGETSALGLLLGGAYLIYKGQVNWKVPAIIIGTVGVGAFLFGGDPIMHMLSGGLFLGAFFMATDMVTSPYTEKGQMIFAFGIGALVTLIRFKGGYPEGMAYSILIMNGVVPLINKYTKPKLFGGVAK is encoded by the coding sequence GTGGCGAAATTGTTAAAGATGGGTCCTTCACCACACGTGAGAACCAGTGAAACAGTAGAAAAAGTAATGTATGACGTAATAATAGCTTTATTACCGGCATTACTTATGGCAGTCTATGTATTTGGAATACAGGCACTGACTACTACTTTGATTGCAGTTGGAACATGTATGGCAACTGAAGGGATTATGCAGAAAATAATGGGTAAAGATATAGAGGTAAAAGATGGAAGTGCAGTAATAACAGGTATATTATTTGCATTCGTTGTTCCGGTAACTATGGCATACTGGATAATTATAGTTGGATCTGCAGTTTCTATCCTATTAGGAAAGATGTTATTTGGCGGGTTAGGACATAATATATTCAATCCGGCATTGGTTGGTAGAGCATTTGTTCAAGCGTCTTGGCCGGTAGCTATAACTACTTTTGTATTGGACGGCCAGGCAGGACCGACTATGTTAGATGCTATGAAAAGAGGGTTAGACGGAACTTTGGTTGCAGCAGGAAACCCATATATGAACGCTCTACTAGGTAAAATGGGTGGATGCATTGGAGAAACTTCAGCATTGGGACTCCTATTAGGTGGAGCTTACTTAATCTATAAAGGTCAGGTAAACTGGAAGGTACCGGCTATTATAATAGGAACAGTAGGAGTGGGAGCATTTTTATTCGGTGGAGATCCGATAATGCATATGTTATCGGGAGGATTATTCTTAGGAGCATTCTTCATGGCAACAGATATGGTAACTTCTCCATATACTGAAAAAGGTCAAATGATATTTGCCTTTGGAATAGGTGCTTTGGTAACTTTAATCAGATTTAAAGGCGGATATCCTGAAGGGATGGCATACTCTATCCTGATCATGAATGGAGTTGTACCCCTTATAAATAAATACACTAAACCGAAGTTGTTTGGAGGTGTAGCAAAATAA
- the rsxC gene encoding electron transport complex subunit RsxC, producing the protein MKLFTFKGGVHPSENKVQTENEAIQTFDAPKMVHVALLQHIGAPLNALVKPGDRVLKGQKIADSEAFMSAPVHSPVSGVVKKIEFLPFPLSGKVNTIIIENDGEEELAELKTIKDWKSAPKEDLLAMIREKGIVGVGGACFPTHIKLNPPKDVTIDTLVMNGAECEPYLNADNRLMLEDPKSIIEGIKIIMHILGVKNAKIGIENNKPEAIASMIKASEGDNGIEVCPLKTQYPQGGEKQLIKAILDREVPSGKLPSAVGVVVQNTATAALVYDGIVNGMPLIEKVVTISGKAIKKPMNLKVRIGTMFKDMLDYAGVEREEVDKLVMGGPMMGMAQHTEDVPVVKGTSGLLALTTAETNPCKAKNCILCGKCIGACPMGLEPLMYAKLAKFNQWEEMGKYKLMDCISCGSCAYICPSNRPLTEAINIGKAKLRTMARK; encoded by the coding sequence ATGAAACTGTTTACGTTCAAAGGCGGGGTACACCCTTCTGAAAACAAGGTACAGACTGAAAATGAAGCTATTCAAACTTTTGACGCGCCAAAGATGGTACATGTAGCACTGTTGCAGCATATTGGTGCACCACTAAATGCCCTGGTTAAACCAGGGGATAGAGTACTGAAGGGTCAAAAAATTGCAGATAGTGAAGCTTTTATGTCAGCACCGGTTCATTCACCAGTGAGTGGAGTAGTTAAAAAAATTGAATTTTTACCATTTCCATTAAGTGGAAAGGTGAACACAATCATCATTGAAAATGATGGTGAGGAAGAATTGGCAGAATTAAAAACGATCAAAGACTGGAAAAGTGCACCTAAGGAAGACTTACTTGCAATGATTAGAGAGAAAGGAATAGTAGGAGTAGGAGGAGCATGTTTCCCAACTCATATTAAACTAAATCCACCAAAAGATGTAACTATCGACACTTTAGTGATGAATGGAGCAGAATGTGAGCCGTATCTAAATGCAGATAACAGACTTATGCTGGAAGATCCCAAATCAATCATTGAAGGGATAAAGATCATCATGCATATCTTAGGAGTGAAAAATGCCAAGATAGGTATTGAAAATAATAAACCAGAAGCTATAGCATCTATGATAAAAGCCAGTGAAGGGGATAATGGTATCGAAGTCTGTCCACTTAAAACTCAATACCCACAGGGTGGAGAAAAGCAGCTTATCAAAGCTATCTTAGACAGAGAGGTTCCAAGCGGGAAATTACCTTCTGCTGTAGGAGTAGTGGTGCAAAATACTGCAACGGCAGCTTTAGTATATGATGGAATCGTTAATGGAATGCCGCTTATTGAAAAAGTAGTGACTATTTCAGGAAAAGCAATCAAAAAACCTATGAACTTGAAAGTTAGAATAGGAACTATGTTTAAAGATATGTTAGATTATGCAGGGGTAGAGAGAGAAGAGGTAGACAAACTTGTTATGGGGGGACCTATGATGGGAATGGCCCAGCATACAGAAGATGTACCTGTAGTTAAAGGAACGTCCGGTTTATTAGCTCTTACAACGGCAGAAACAAATCCTTGTAAGGCAAAAAACTGTATCCTTTGCGGGAAATGTATAGGAGCCTGTCCAATGGGGTTAGAGCCTCTTATGTATGCTAAATTGGCTAAATTTAATCAATGGGAAGAGATGGGAAAATATAAATTGATGGACTGCATCTCATGTGGATCATGTGCTTATATCTGCCCGTCAAACAGACCGTTGACAGAAGCTATCAATATCGGAAAAGCTAAGTTAAGAACTATGGCAAGGAAATAA
- a CDS encoding DNA-processing protein DprA, which translates to MLYTKEDFMLFSLIYSDVSRRGYPSPKLSHDILYKLFFYSVDRKQNIFKLDRISLKKIILESVHILKVENPRIKAEKRVENAVTYFLSEDGILNLERLKIRVGEEFQICEKEDIKFLGYFSKKYPKNLKELKDPPFMIFYRGYFPNEKELEKSLAVIGSRKPEKKYGREVARRMGVLLARNNWWNISGLALGCDEYGHMGSLEGQGQTGAILGQGLATPIYPKENRELSEKILEKNGFLMSELPPTTSNLSIFFILRNRLQSGMTCGIFVVQTGRSGGTLHTIKYSLEQERKTILWDPVDIEELEGVSEVLGNRILIGDRKDKLGISIGGDLRKKILKIKQAVGIYEILNDQSSKKRIIFHNRRLF; encoded by the coding sequence GTGCTATATACAAAGGAAGATTTTATGTTATTTTCATTGATATATTCAGATGTTTCTAGGAGAGGCTACCCATCTCCTAAATTGAGTCACGATATCCTTTATAAGTTGTTTTTTTATTCTGTAGACAGGAAACAAAATATATTTAAATTGGATAGGATCTCCCTGAAAAAAATAATCTTAGAATCGGTGCATATATTAAAGGTGGAGAATCCCAGGATAAAGGCTGAAAAAAGGGTAGAGAACGCTGTAACATACTTTTTATCAGAAGATGGAATTTTAAACCTGGAAAGATTAAAGATCAGGGTAGGGGAGGAATTTCAAATCTGTGAAAAAGAGGATATTAAATTTTTAGGATACTTTTCTAAAAAATATCCTAAAAATTTAAAGGAGCTGAAAGATCCCCCATTTATGATCTTTTACAGGGGTTATTTTCCCAATGAGAAGGAGTTGGAAAAATCTCTGGCCGTAATCGGCAGCCGAAAACCGGAAAAAAAATATGGCCGGGAAGTGGCCAGGAGGATGGGGGTATTGTTAGCCAGAAATAATTGGTGGAATATCAGCGGATTAGCCCTTGGATGTGATGAATATGGTCATATGGGTAGCCTTGAGGGCCAGGGGCAGACAGGGGCAATATTGGGGCAGGGTCTGGCAACTCCCATATACCCTAAAGAAAATCGGGAGTTGTCGGAAAAAATATTGGAGAAAAATGGATTTTTGATGTCGGAACTCCCTCCTACAACTTCTAACTTGTCTATATTCTTTATCTTGAGAAACCGCCTCCAGTCTGGAATGACCTGTGGTATCTTTGTGGTGCAGACAGGCAGATCTGGAGGGACCCTCCATACCATCAAATATTCTTTGGAGCAGGAACGAAAAACAATCCTTTGGGATCCTGTTGATATAGAGGAATTGGAGGGGGTGAGCGAAGTTTTAGGAAATAGAATATTAATCGGGGATAGAAAGGATAAGCTGGGGATTTCCATAGGAGGAGATTTGAGAAAAAAAATACTAAAGATAAAACAGGCTGTGGGAATCTATGAAATTCTAAATGATCAAAGTTCAAAAAAACGTATTATATTTCACAATAGAAGACTTTTTTAG
- the rsxA gene encoding electron transport complex subunit RsxA has product MDLGNLFGIIFGSIFINNFVFAKFLGICPFMGVSKKVESSIGMGMAVTFVMTLASAVTWVVQNYLLVPFGLEYLQTIAFILIIASLVQFVEMAVQKTSPNLYKALGVFLPLITTNCAVLGVAILNIQEKYNFIETVVNGMAAAIGFTMALILLAGIRERLEYADVPRPFQGVAIAFVTAGLLAMAFMGFSGMKI; this is encoded by the coding sequence ATGGATTTAGGAAATTTATTTGGAATCATATTTGGTTCTATATTTATAAATAACTTTGTATTTGCTAAATTTTTAGGGATATGTCCTTTCATGGGTGTTTCTAAAAAGGTAGAATCTTCAATAGGAATGGGGATGGCCGTTACTTTCGTAATGACCTTGGCATCAGCAGTAACCTGGGTAGTACAAAACTATCTATTGGTTCCCTTTGGATTGGAATATTTACAGACAATAGCATTTATATTAATAATAGCTTCATTGGTACAATTTGTTGAGATGGCAGTGCAAAAGACTTCACCTAACCTTTATAAGGCTTTAGGAGTATTTTTACCACTTATCACAACTAACTGTGCGGTACTAGGGGTAGCAATTTTAAATATTCAAGAGAAGTATAACTTTATTGAAACTGTTGTAAATGGTATGGCAGCAGCAATAGGATTTACTATGGCACTTATCTTACTTGCAGGAATAAGAGAAAGATTAGAATATGCAGATGTACCAAGACCATTCCAAGGTGTAGCAATAGCCTTTGTCACAGCTGGATTATTAGCTATGGCATTTATGGGATTCTCTGGAATGAAAATATAA
- the ispF gene encoding 2-C-methyl-D-erythritol 2,4-cyclodiphosphate synthase, producing MYRIGNGYDVHRLVEGRKLILGGIEIPFEKGLLGHSDADVLIHAIMDGLLGALALGDIGQHFPDTDEAYKGISSIKLLNHVKKLIDDRGFEIVNIDSQIVMQQPKLKPYIIEMRKNLAEELDLDLDRVSVKATTEEKLGFTGEEIGVKSYAVVLLREKK from the coding sequence ATGTATAGGATAGGAAACGGATATGATGTTCACAGATTGGTAGAGGGCAGAAAACTGATCCTGGGTGGGATAGAAATACCCTTTGAAAAAGGGCTGCTGGGGCACTCAGACGCAGATGTATTGATTCATGCCATCATGGATGGATTGTTAGGAGCTTTGGCCTTGGGGGATATCGGGCAGCATTTTCCAGATACAGATGAGGCCTATAAGGGGATATCCAGCATAAAATTATTAAACCATGTAAAGAAACTTATAGATGATAGGGGCTTTGAGATAGTGAATATAGATTCTCAAATAGTGATGCAGCAGCCTAAATTAAAACCCTATATTATTGAGATGAGGAAGAACCTGGCTGAAGAATTGGATTTAGACTTGGACAGGGTAAGTGTAAAGGCTACAACCGAGGAAAAATTGGGATTTACCGGGGAAGAAATTGGGGTAAAATCCTATGCAGTGGTGCTGTTGAGAGAGAAAAAATAA
- a CDS encoding RnfABCDGE type electron transport complex subunit E → MAKNNYIKLLTDPLIKGNPVFVLLLGLCPTLGVTNSAINGMAMGLATLVVLSCSNVIISAIKNLIPAKVRIPAYIIVIATLVTIVQMVMQGYLPDLYSVLGLFLPLIVVNCIILGRAESFASKNGVFPSLLDGIGNGLGFTLALTVLGAIREVLGNGSFFGLQLTPPTFQPALIFILAPGAFITIGFIIATQNYIKMKKEG, encoded by the coding sequence ATGGCTAAGAATAACTATATAAAGCTTTTAACAGATCCATTAATTAAGGGGAATCCGGTATTCGTATTATTGCTTGGATTATGTCCTACACTAGGTGTAACTAACTCGGCTATCAATGGTATGGCAATGGGACTGGCGACACTGGTGGTTTTATCATGTTCAAATGTAATCATATCAGCTATAAAAAACCTGATACCGGCAAAGGTTAGAATACCGGCTTATATCATTGTAATAGCTACTTTAGTAACTATCGTACAGATGGTAATGCAGGGGTACCTTCCGGATCTCTATTCAGTATTAGGGTTATTTTTACCCCTGATAGTTGTTAACTGTATAATCCTGGGAAGAGCCGAGAGTTTTGCTTCTAAAAATGGGGTATTTCCTTCATTATTAGATGGTATTGGAAATGGACTGGGGTTCACTCTGGCACTTACAGTATTAGGTGCTATCAGAGAAGTTTTAGGAAATGGAAGTTTCTTCGGATTACAACTGACTCCTCCTACATTCCAGCCGGCGTTAATATTCATATTAGCACCTGGAGCATTTATAACAATTGGTTTTATCATAGCAACACAAAATTATATTAAGATGAAAAAGGAGGGATAA
- a CDS encoding RnfABCDGE type electron transport complex subunit G translates to MMNRLVHYGAVLLVIAAVAAGLLSSVNTITAPQIEKINREIVNKARKQVLPLAAEFKEAAEVTAEGETFIPGYDAEGNLVGYASTVKTNGYSGVITFVLGLDTKGTITGLKVTGQSETPGLGTNVENADWQALWVGRDESYEFNKSVDGFAGATISPMAVFTGVKKSTKAFEAEVKN, encoded by the coding sequence ATAATGAATAGATTAGTACATTATGGTGCTGTATTACTGGTAATAGCAGCAGTTGCAGCTGGATTGTTATCCAGTGTAAATACAATAACTGCACCACAAATAGAAAAAATCAACAGAGAGATAGTAAATAAAGCTAGAAAACAAGTACTGCCTTTAGCAGCAGAATTTAAAGAGGCGGCGGAAGTAACAGCCGAAGGGGAAACATTTATTCCTGGTTACGACGCTGAAGGGAATTTAGTGGGGTATGCAAGTACTGTAAAAACCAACGGATATTCCGGTGTGATAACTTTCGTATTGGGATTAGATACAAAGGGAACTATCACTGGTCTAAAGGTTACCGGGCAGTCAGAAACTCCCGGACTTGGAACAAATGTAGAAAATGCTGATTGGCAGGCTCTTTGGGTTGGCAGAGATGAATCTTATGAATTTAATAAAAGTGTAGACGGTTTTGCAGGAGCTACAATATCTCCTATGGCTGTATTTACCGGAGTAAAAAAATCAACTAAAGCATTTGAAGCAGAGGTGAAAAACTAA
- a CDS encoding RnfABCDGE type electron transport complex subunit B encodes MIYAVLVLGGIGLTMGLFLAFASKKFEVEIDPNVEKIMDVLPGANCGACGFPGCGGYAEAVALEGADPTLCAPGGAQVVNDIAAIMGGEGADPNAVKQVARVKCQGDNSKTTKIYDLDTEMKTCATSTLYFGGDKSCWYGCLGYGDCVKVCPADAIEINARGIAVINEEKCISCTKCVKECPKNIIEMMPENQKVTVLCSSKDKGAQARKSCTVACIACGMCVKACPVKVKDADGNIINAVTVKNNVAKIDSDLCINCGLCSMKCPTNAIVNEIKEVKKAEVIEEKCIGCTACARVCPVACIEGAVKEKHKVDQEKCIGCGLCFDKCKFSAIKMNVTEVRK; translated from the coding sequence ATGATATACGCTGTATTAGTATTAGGAGGGATCGGTCTGACTATGGGACTGTTCTTAGCTTTTGCTTCAAAGAAATTTGAGGTAGAGATAGATCCTAATGTTGAAAAAATAATGGATGTATTACCTGGTGCCAACTGTGGAGCCTGTGGATTCCCTGGATGTGGAGGGTATGCAGAAGCAGTAGCATTAGAAGGTGCTGACCCTACACTATGTGCTCCTGGTGGTGCACAGGTTGTAAATGATATAGCAGCTATTATGGGTGGTGAAGGTGCTGACCCGAATGCTGTAAAGCAGGTAGCCAGAGTAAAATGTCAGGGAGATAACTCTAAGACAACTAAGATATATGACCTGGATACTGAGATGAAAACGTGTGCTACATCTACCCTTTATTTTGGTGGAGACAAGTCATGCTGGTATGGTTGTTTAGGATATGGAGACTGTGTAAAAGTATGCCCGGCTGATGCAATAGAGATCAATGCAAGAGGGATCGCAGTTATAAATGAGGAAAAATGTATCTCATGTACTAAGTGTGTGAAGGAATGTCCTAAAAATATCATAGAGATGATGCCTGAAAATCAAAAAGTAACGGTATTGTGCAGCTCTAAGGATAAGGGGGCCCAAGCCAGAAAATCTTGTACTGTAGCATGTATCGCATGTGGAATGTGTGTAAAGGCATGTCCGGTAAAAGTAAAAGATGCTGACGGAAATATAATTAATGCAGTTACGGTAAAAAATAACGTAGCCAAGATCGATTCAGATCTTTGTATCAACTGTGGACTTTGCTCGATGAAGTGCCCGACAAATGCAATAGTAAATGAGATTAAAGAGGTTAAGAAAGCCGAAGTAATCGAAGAAAAATGTATTGGTTGTACAGCTTGTGCAAGAGTATGTCCGGTTGCCTGTATCGAAGGAGCAGTTAAAGAAAAACATAAAGTTGACCAGGAAAAATGTATTGGCTGCGGACTTTGTTTCGATAAGTGTAAATTCTCTGCAATTAAGATGAATGTAACCGAAGTGAGAAAGTAA
- a CDS encoding MipA/OmpV family protein, with the protein MKRIILVLFILLSVLSFSENNGSDREGESEYKFSLGFMTGYGSKLYQIEEKQSRYIPLVGLESETLYIKGTEIGYRHKLNSKLTLTGFSQLFGGIALQGAGGAIGATQLNNSDMKDGYKGINSRDTQVEFGLRLGYNTDFQKVKLIGEVRGGKRGGSGKISALRPFVVTDKLLIIPQINLSLLDKNMVDYYFGVSEDEVNDPRSTKLNEVYEPNKFAYASAIGASARYNFTPNWTVFGLAEIQYVGNEIGDSPIVDNRANYFIGLGLRYDF; encoded by the coding sequence ATGAAAAGAATAATTTTAGTTTTATTTATTTTATTATCTGTATTGAGTTTTTCAGAAAATAATGGGTCGGACAGGGAAGGGGAGTCAGAATATAAATTTTCTTTAGGATTTATGACGGGGTACGGGAGTAAACTCTATCAGATAGAGGAAAAACAATCACGTTATATACCACTTGTAGGCTTAGAGAGTGAAACTCTTTATATTAAAGGTACTGAAATAGGTTACAGGCATAAGCTGAATTCAAAGCTGACATTGACTGGGTTTTCACAACTTTTTGGAGGGATAGCACTCCAAGGTGCTGGAGGAGCAATAGGGGCAACTCAACTGAATAATTCAGACATGAAAGATGGATATAAAGGAATAAACAGCAGAGATACCCAGGTGGAATTTGGATTGAGACTGGGTTATAATACCGATTTTCAAAAGGTAAAACTTATAGGTGAAGTGAGGGGTGGAAAAAGAGGGGGATCAGGAAAAATATCTGCCCTGAGACCTTTTGTAGTAACTGATAAATTGTTAATCATACCACAGATCAACCTTAGTTTACTGGATAAAAATATGGTGGATTATTATTTTGGTGTAAGTGAAGACGAGGTAAATGATCCTAGAAGTACTAAATTAAATGAAGTTTATGAACCAAATAAATTTGCGTATGCTTCAGCTATAGGAGCATCAGCCAGATATAACTTTACCCCCAACTGGACGGTATTTGGTTTAGCAGAGATACAGTATGTAGGGAATGAGATTGGAGATTCACCCATTGTAGACAATAGGGCAAATTATTTTATAGGTTTAGGTTTGAGATATGATTTTTAG
- a CDS encoding DMT family transporter, with amino-acid sequence MKKDLIILHTAVLLFGLSGLFGKLIEAPAQVIVSGRVISAAIFLYIVLKFKNERVEMSSPTSKKIIILQGSLLFLHWFSFFQAIKLSSVALGLLSFSSFPIFTTFMEPLFFKEKLEGKKIITAMITFIGISMVIPLNGIDVKMLNGIGMGVFSGFSFAILAIMNKKFSSSVSGIKLTFYQCLGASFWSIPVLLLWNKLPSVRDIFFMVILGVVFTGIAHTLFVLSLKRISASTVSVTTCLEPVYGIIFAAFILGEIPTLKIIMGSTIIILAAFVATKMTVLKDKPAV; translated from the coding sequence ATGAAAAAGGATCTTATTATACTGCATACTGCGGTGTTACTTTTCGGATTGTCGGGACTTTTCGGTAAACTCATAGAGGCACCTGCCCAGGTCATTGTCAGCGGCCGGGTTATCTCTGCTGCAATATTTCTTTATATTGTTCTTAAGTTTAAAAATGAGAGGGTAGAGATGAGTTCTCCAACTTCAAAAAAAATTATAATTTTGCAGGGGTCACTACTATTTCTTCACTGGTTTTCATTTTTTCAGGCGATTAAGTTATCCAGTGTAGCTCTGGGACTGCTGTCTTTTTCGAGTTTTCCTATTTTTACAACCTTTATGGAACCACTGTTTTTTAAGGAAAAATTAGAGGGAAAAAAAATTATTACTGCCATGATAACTTTTATCGGGATTTCCATGGTAATACCGTTAAATGGGATAGATGTTAAGATGTTAAACGGGATAGGAATGGGGGTGTTTTCCGGATTTTCATTTGCAATTTTGGCCATAATGAATAAAAAGTTTTCAAGCTCGGTATCGGGGATCAAACTTACATTTTATCAGTGTCTGGGAGCATCATTTTGGTCTATTCCCGTTTTATTGTTATGGAATAAACTTCCATCGGTAAGGGATATATTTTTCATGGTAATATTAGGAGTAGTTTTTACGGGGATAGCCCATACCCTCTTTGTCCTGTCGCTCAAGAGGATCAGTGCAAGCACGGTGAGTGTTACCACATGTTTAGAGCCTGTATACGGGATTATATTTGCTGCCTTTATATTGGGAGAGATTCCAACCCTGAAGATAATAATGGGAAGTACTATAATCATACTTGCCGCATTTGTAGCTACTAAAATGACAGTTTTAAAGGATAAACCTGCGGTGTAA
- the rfaE1 gene encoding D-glycero-beta-D-manno-heptose-7-phosphate kinase, which translates to MVAKTRLIDILDKFKDMTIAVIGDMMLDDYIIGEVTRISPEAPVPVVNVKEERFVLGGGANVLNNLSALSCKCHSFGVIGDDGNGNRLLNELKKEKIDTVGVVIAEDRPTIVKRRIIAQHQQLLRLDWEDKKDITPYHEELIIKNLKSHLDKLDAIILSDYDKGVLTPTLAKKVIEIARENNIIVTVDPKPSNALNYMGATSMTPNRKEAMECMGLSVIEDTEKLGLELKAKLNLDNLLLTRSEEGMSIFLEDEIINIPTFAKEVYDVTGAGDTVISVFTLAAAAGASWHEAAKIANVAAGVVVGRMGTSTVTKEEIIEFYDKIYHEWK; encoded by the coding sequence ATGGTTGCCAAGACTAGATTAATAGATATTTTAGATAAATTTAAAGATATGACAATTGCAGTAATAGGGGATATGATGTTAGATGACTATATTATAGGAGAGGTTACCAGAATCTCGCCGGAAGCTCCGGTACCTGTAGTAAATGTAAAGGAGGAAAGGTTTGTTTTAGGCGGGGGAGCCAATGTCCTAAATAACTTATCTGCCCTTTCATGTAAGTGTCATTCCTTTGGAGTAATAGGAGATGACGGAAACGGAAACAGGTTATTGAATGAATTGAAAAAAGAAAAGATAGATACAGTAGGTGTAGTAATTGCAGAGGACAGACCTACCATAGTAAAGAGAAGAATTATAGCTCAGCACCAGCAGTTATTAAGACTGGACTGGGAAGATAAAAAAGATATAACACCGTATCATGAGGAGCTTATCATAAAAAATTTGAAATCCCACTTAGATAAGTTAGATGCGATCATCCTATCGGACTATGATAAGGGAGTGCTTACTCCTACTTTAGCTAAAAAAGTTATTGAAATAGCTCGTGAAAATAATATAATAGTAACGGTAGATCCAAAACCAAGTAATGCCTTAAACTATATGGGGGCTACATCTATGACTCCCAATAGAAAGGAAGCTATGGAATGCATGGGGTTATCTGTGATAGAAGATACAGAAAAACTAGGTCTGGAATTAAAAGCTAAATTAAACCTGGATAACTTACTTCTGACTAGAAGTGAGGAGGGAATGAGTATATTCCTGGAGGATGAGATTATAAATATTCCGACCTTTGCCAAGGAAGTATATGATGTCACTGGAGCAGGAGATACGGTTATTTCTGTATTTACCCTGGCAGCCGCCGCCGGAGCATCATGGCATGAGGCTGCTAAAATAGCCAATGTAGCAGCAGGAGTAGTAGTTGGAAGAATGGGAACATCCACTGTGACCAAAGAAGAGATAATAGAATTTTATGATAAAATTTACCATGAATGGAAGTAG